The nucleotide window CTACTTCCCAACAAAAGACGATCTGCTCGCGTTTGCGTTTGAGCACGTCTTCAATCAGACGAACCGGCGCATGGCCGCTGCCACCACAGGCAAGACCGGCTTGGCCGCGCTTCGCGCGTACTGCAGGGAAATTCTTCCGCTGGACGAAGACCGGCTCAACGAGGCCCGCATCGTGATTCCGTTTTGGCAAAAAGCATTGACAGACCAGTCCAAGGCGGAGCTTCACGATTCCTCAATGGAACAGTGGCGGACAAGCCTCGTCGGGCAATTGCAGCAGGCTCGCGCCCACGGCGAGGTTTCCACCGCAGTCAGCGATGAGGCAATCGCGGGGCATGTCATGAATATGGTACTGGGCGCCCAGATAACTGCGGTCCTGGATCCGGACCACTACTCCCCGACCCATCTGGCGGCCCAGTTGGATGGCTACCTGGAGCTACTAGCGACTTGCCCCTGATCGTTAGTTTTTCGCCAGCTGTCGAAAAACGTGGCGGCGGTCGATAAAAGCCGCTAGATTAGACGGAGTGTGCTTTACCACACACCCCCGCAGCAAAGGGCGGGTAGGAGTAAAGGGGACGTCGTGCCAGCAACTACAGTCCGCGGTGTGCGGGCAAAGCAGTCCGGTGATGTGCAGACGGCAGTCGCCAACAACTTCAGTCAGTGGCACCACCTCGTGTCCGAATCCTTCGTGCCCTTGGAAGTCCGCTCGGACAAAATCCAAGATTTCAGTGGCGTGCTGCGTTCGCGGGTGCTGGACGAACTTTCCATCGTAGAGGTGACCGCACAAGGCCACCAGGTACTGCGCACTCCCGCGCTGATCGAACGGTCCGAGCGGCTATTCTTCAAGTTGAACCTGCAACTCTCCGGCCACGGCATCCTCATCCAAGACAACCGGGAAGCCGCGTTGCGTCCGGGTGACATTGCAGTGTACGACACCCACCGGCCTTACACCCTGGCGTTTGAGGAGGACTTCCGGACACTGGTGGTCATGTTTCCCCATGACATCCTGGACCTCTCCCCCGACGAGGTAGGTCAGTTGACAGCCGTACGGATGGCTGGAGACCAAGGTCTGGGCCGAATGATCAGCCCATTCATGATGCAACTGGCGGAAAACCTGGAAGTGCTCACCGGACCGAGCGGCCACAGACTGGCGCACAATGCCGTCGATCTGATCGCCACCATGTTCGACAATGAACTCAGCACCAGACGAAGCACCGAGGAAGGACGCCACAGCGAACTGCTGGTCCGCATCCGGCAGTACATCGAAGCCCACCTTGGCGATCCAGGCCTCGCTCCGTCGAACATCGCGGCTGCCCACTACATTTCCACCCGCCAGTTGCACAACATCTTCCACAATGCCGATGCCACTGTCGCCACCTGGATCAGGGCACGGAGGCTGGAACACTGCCGGCGGGACCTCCGCGATCCGATTCTTGCCGACCGGTCCGTCGGAACCATTGCCAACCGGTGGGGCTTTGTCGATGCCGCGCACTTCAGCCGAATCTTCCGCAGTGCCTACGGACAAACGCCCAGCGCCTACCGTCTGGGTTGAATAACAGGCATCCGAGCGCCACTCTCCTAGCATCACCTAGAGCCCGTACATCACCGCAAGCAGCACCGTAATGCAAGCTGTGCACGCTTAGACAAGACCGCTGCCCGCGACGACAACCCCTCGTCGAGTGATTGATGCCACAATTGAGAGATCTTTTATTCTCCCGTTGGAGGTTTTAATGGCACAGCAACGAGCACTTCAAACTCCACCCAGCACAGAGATTCAAGGCCTAAGCCGCCGGACTTTGGGCGTGCCTGCCCTTGTTTTCATGATCATTGCCGCGTCAGCGCCGCTGACTGTTATCGCCGGCGGCACACCCAGCAACTTCGCCGTTACCGGTGTGGTGGGAATTCCTGCGTCCTTTCTGGTCCTTGGGATCTGTTTGGCGGTCTTTGCGGTGGGCTACTCGGCAATGAGCGCCCATATCCGCAATGCCGGGGCCTTCTACGCATACATTGCCCAGGGGTTGGGACGGGCGGCCGGAGTCGGCGCGGCGTGGGTGGCGCTGGTCGCCTACAACGCCATGCAGATCGGCATCTACGGCCTGTTCGGCTTCGCGTCGGCCTCGTTCATTGGCAGCAAGATCGGCGCAGAAGTTCCATGGTGGCTGACCGCCGCCGTCGGATTCTTGATAGTCGGCTGGCTCGGCATCAATAAAGTAGATCTGTCGGTCAAAGTGATCGCCGTTCTGGTAGGTCTGGAATTCCTGGCTGTCATTGTGTTCGACATTGTCGCCTTGGCCGTGCAGCCGGAGGGTGTCTCGGCAGCGGGCCTGGCCCCATCGAACCTGTTCACTGCAGGAGTGGGGGCAGCTTTGGCGTTCAGCATTGCCGGATTCATGGGCTTCGAGTCGGCCGCCATCTACAGTGAGGAGGCCAAGGATCCCAAGCGTTCGATCGGGCGGGCCACGTTCATCGCCATTGCCGTCATCTCACTCTTCTACGCATTTTCGGCCTGGGCGACAACCATCGCGACAGGGCCTAGCCAGGTTGTCGCTCAATCCCAGGAATTCGGCCCCGACCTGCTCTTCGTCTTTCTGAGCGCGCATGCGGGTACTGTCGCAGCGGACATCACGCAGATCCTGTTCATCACTAGTCTTCTGGCAGCACTCATTGCCTTTCACAACGCCGTAGCGCGGTATGTCTTCTCGCTGGGACGGGAAGGCGTCCTCCCGAGACGGCTGGGTTACGTCAGTCCGAAAAGCCACGCTCCCGTTGCCGGCTCGCTCGTCCAATCCGCGCTTGCCCTGGTGATGCTGTTCATTTTCGCCGTCGCTGGCATCGGCTCCGAGCTCGGCCCGCTGTATCCTGTCCTGACCTTCTTTACATGGTTGACGAACACCGGGGCATTCGGTCTTGTCCTGCTGCTCGTCCTGATTTCGCTGGCCGTCATCGGATACTTCCGCAGGCACGGTGAAGGATATTCAGTCTGGACGCGTATTTTGGCTCCAGCACTCGCTGTCGCGCTCCTGGGCGCCGTATTCATCATGATCGTCGTCAACTTCGATGTACTCATAGGCACCGAGGGAACGTCACCGCTTTCATGGATCCTTCCCGCGGTTGCGTTGGTGCCCGGGGTACTCGGAGTGCTCTGGGGACTGTACCTGAAAAGTGCCAGGCCTCAGATCTACAGCGGCATTGGTGGCGGCGGAAACGGGGATGACTAAGACGGTGTGAGTGCGAGTTGGAGTCAAGACAATCACGCGTTAAACAGAAGAACCGGGGCTGCAGAGGTTGGGGGGCTGTGCAGCGCCGGTTTTTCCGTCTCAGGCCTCTCGTTCAACGACCTGGG belongs to Arthrobacter crystallopoietes and includes:
- a CDS encoding TetR/AcrR family transcriptional regulator; the protein is MPKIVDHDQRRLELVSATWRIIARLGMDAATMREIAAEAGFANGALKPYFPTKDDLLAFAFEHVFNQTNRRMAAATTGKTGLAALRAYCREILPLDEDRLNEARIVIPFWQKALTDQSKAELHDSSMEQWRTSLVGQLQQARAHGEVSTAVSDEAIAGHVMNMVLGAQITAVLDPDHYSPTHLAAQLDGYLELLATCP
- a CDS encoding helix-turn-helix domain-containing protein; translation: MPATTVRGVRAKQSGDVQTAVANNFSQWHHLVSESFVPLEVRSDKIQDFSGVLRSRVLDELSIVEVTAQGHQVLRTPALIERSERLFFKLNLQLSGHGILIQDNREAALRPGDIAVYDTHRPYTLAFEEDFRTLVVMFPHDILDLSPDEVGQLTAVRMAGDQGLGRMISPFMMQLAENLEVLTGPSGHRLAHNAVDLIATMFDNELSTRRSTEEGRHSELLVRIRQYIEAHLGDPGLAPSNIAAAHYISTRQLHNIFHNADATVATWIRARRLEHCRRDLRDPILADRSVGTIANRWGFVDAAHFSRIFRSAYGQTPSAYRLG
- a CDS encoding APC family permease is translated as MPALVFMIIAASAPLTVIAGGTPSNFAVTGVVGIPASFLVLGICLAVFAVGYSAMSAHIRNAGAFYAYIAQGLGRAAGVGAAWVALVAYNAMQIGIYGLFGFASASFIGSKIGAEVPWWLTAAVGFLIVGWLGINKVDLSVKVIAVLVGLEFLAVIVFDIVALAVQPEGVSAAGLAPSNLFTAGVGAALAFSIAGFMGFESAAIYSEEAKDPKRSIGRATFIAIAVISLFYAFSAWATTIATGPSQVVAQSQEFGPDLLFVFLSAHAGTVAADITQILFITSLLAALIAFHNAVARYVFSLGREGVLPRRLGYVSPKSHAPVAGSLVQSALALVMLFIFAVAGIGSELGPLYPVLTFFTWLTNTGAFGLVLLLVLISLAVIGYFRRHGEGYSVWTRILAPALAVALLGAVFIMIVVNFDVLIGTEGTSPLSWILPAVALVPGVLGVLWGLYLKSARPQIYSGIGGGGNGDD